In a single window of the Verrucomicrobiia bacterium genome:
- a CDS encoding prepilin-type N-terminal cleavage/methylation domain-containing protein: MKRRASSGFTLIELLVVIAIVAILAGLLLPALSRAKEKAFRANCTSNLKQWSLAQNMYVDDNDQFLPMTKIPNGTLPIGDYSEDNPRWSDLLAFNQANAGNNAWFNALPQYVASRPLWTWADGNGPMQFQSGRSIYICPTSANQAVDPNTDPMSRPIFNLAMNSKGTDGLVLASNQTLSVKLVTQPSAFVMFSDVRTHTSETPYYGASTTATDLASPQCYTTRLSSRHTAGADIAFADGHVHYYKYAYACINQNGKAHDSGVPDINWTYDGHIVP; this comes from the coding sequence ATAAAACGCCGAGCGTCATCCGGTTTCACCCTGATCGAACTTCTGGTTGTCATTGCCATCGTCGCGATTCTAGCGGGACTGTTGCTGCCCGCGCTTTCTCGTGCCAAGGAAAAAGCTTTCCGCGCAAATTGCACCAGCAATCTTAAGCAATGGAGTCTCGCGCAGAACATGTACGTGGACGACAACGACCAGTTTTTGCCGATGACTAAAATTCCCAACGGCACGCTGCCGATTGGCGATTATTCGGAAGACAATCCACGTTGGAGTGATCTGCTCGCCTTCAACCAGGCCAACGCAGGCAACAACGCGTGGTTCAATGCGCTGCCGCAATATGTCGCCAGCCGTCCTTTGTGGACCTGGGCGGATGGCAACGGTCCCATGCAATTTCAGTCGGGCCGCTCGATATATATTTGTCCCACATCTGCCAACCAGGCGGTTGATCCCAACACCGATCCAATGTCGCGGCCGATTTTTAATCTGGCGATGAACTCGAAGGGCACCGATGGTCTCGTGCTCGCCAGCAACCAGACGCTTTCAGTAAAACTTGTTACCCAGCCGTCAGCGTTCGTGATGTTCTCCGATGTTCGCACGCACACTTCCGAAACTCCCTATTACGGCGCCAGCACCACGGCCACTGACTTGGCTAGTCCCCAGTGTTATACCACGCGCCTTTCGTCGCGCCATACCGCGGGTGCAGATATCGCCTTCGCCGATGGCCATGTCCATTACTATAAGTACGCTTACGCCTGCATCAATCAGAATGGCAAAGCCCACGATTCCGGCGTGCCCGACATCAATTGGACTTACGACGGGCATATCGTTCCATAA